The segment AATATGGCGTGCGCAGTGCGATGCCCACCGGCATGGCGCTTAAACTCTGCCCGCATCTGCGTCTGCTGCCGGGCCGCTTTGACGCCTATAAAGAAGCCTCTGCGCAGATCCGTGAGATCTTTACCCGCTACACCTCACTGATTGAACCGCTCTCGCTGGATGAAGCCTATCTGGATGTGACCGACAGCCCGCACTGTCACGGCTCGGCGACGCTGATGGCCCAGGCGATCCGCGCCACCATTTTTCGTGAAACCGGACTTACCGCCTCGGCCGGGATCGCCCCGATTAAGTTTCTGGCGAAGATCGCCTCTGACCTCAACAAGCCGGACGGCCAGTATGTGATCACACCGCCGGAGATGGCCGGTTTTCTGCTGACCCTGCCGCTGGCGAAAATTCCCGGCGTCGGCAAAGTGTCGGCTAAAAAGCTGGAGGAGATGGGGCTGGCCACCTGCGGCGACGTGCAGAAAGCGGACCTGGCGCTGCTGCTGAAGCGTTTTGGTAAGTTTGGCCGGGTGCTGTGGGAGCGCAGTCACGGCATCGATGAGCGAGGCGTGATTGTGGAGCGCGAGCGTAAATCGCTGGGCGTTGAGCGCACGCTGGCGGAGGATATCAGCGACTGGGAGGCGTGCCTGGAGATTATCGATTTTCTCTATGCCGAGCTGGACCGCCGTCTGACCCGGATCCGACCCGATAAGCAGGTGGCGCGTCAGGGCGTCAAACTGAAGTTCAGCGACTTTCAGCAGACGACCCAGGAGCATATCTGGCCGGTGCTGAATAAAGAGGA is part of the Pantoea sp. Ep11b genome and harbors:
- the dinB gene encoding DNA polymerase IV gives rise to the protein MRKIIHVDMDCFYAAVEMRDNPQLRDIPIAIGGSRERRGVISTANYPARKYGVRSAMPTGMALKLCPHLRLLPGRFDAYKEASAQIREIFTRYTSLIEPLSLDEAYLDVTDSPHCHGSATLMAQAIRATIFRETGLTASAGIAPIKFLAKIASDLNKPDGQYVITPPEMAGFLLTLPLAKIPGVGKVSAKKLEEMGLATCGDVQKADLALLLKRFGKFGRVLWERSHGIDERGVIVERERKSLGVERTLAEDISDWEACLEIIDFLYAELDRRLTRIRPDKQVARQGVKLKFSDFQQTTQEHIWPVLNKEDMIAIARKTWDERRAGRGVRLVGLHVTMVDPQLERQLLLGL